A genomic segment from uncultured Desulfuromonas sp. encodes:
- the panC gene encoding pantoate--beta-alanine ligase, producing MEIIHDIQAFQQRMLAERQQGRRISFVPTMGFLHKGHLSLLEEGRGRGDLLVLSIFVNPIQFGPNEDFDSYPRALQRDAEMAARTGVDILFAPEADAMYPAGSATSVQVTGLTEGLCGASRPGHFDGVTTVVNKLFNLVQPHVALFGMKDFQQLAVIRKMVTDLNMPITIVGMPIVREADGLAMSSRNTYLSDNLRKQGLSLISAIKSVCGAAVAGQRDAATLVAQARDIISAQPDARIDYIHICHDETLQDVEKVDEHAVILLAVRFGTTRLIDNHYLLQPVRA from the coding sequence ATGGAAATCATTCATGATATCCAGGCCTTTCAGCAACGGATGTTGGCTGAGCGTCAGCAGGGAAGACGAATCAGTTTTGTGCCGACCATGGGCTTTTTGCACAAGGGCCATCTTTCATTGCTGGAAGAGGGGCGTGGCCGTGGCGATCTGCTGGTGTTGTCGATCTTTGTCAACCCGATCCAGTTTGGTCCCAATGAAGACTTTGACAGCTACCCGCGCGCGTTACAGCGTGATGCCGAGATGGCGGCACGAACCGGTGTTGATATTTTATTTGCGCCTGAAGCCGATGCTATGTATCCCGCGGGCAGTGCTACCTCCGTGCAGGTGACGGGTCTGACCGAAGGGCTGTGTGGTGCCAGCCGCCCCGGCCATTTCGACGGCGTGACTACTGTGGTCAATAAACTGTTTAATCTGGTTCAGCCCCATGTCGCCTTGTTCGGCATGAAGGACTTCCAGCAGCTGGCAGTGATTCGCAAGATGGTGACGGATTTGAATATGCCGATTACCATCGTCGGTATGCCGATTGTCCGCGAGGCCGACGGTCTGGCCATGAGTTCGCGTAATACCTATCTCAGTGACAACCTGCGTAAGCAGGGCTTGTCCTTGATTTCGGCCATCAAGTCCGTCTGCGGCGCAGCCGTGGCCGGTCAACGGGATGCCGCGACTCTGGTTGCTCAGGCGCGCGATATCATCAGCGCTCAACCTGATGCCCGTATTGATTACATTCATATTTGTCATGATGAAACCCTGCAGGATGTTGAGAAAGTTGATGAACACGCGGTGATTCTGTTGGCGGTTCGCTTTGGCACCACCCGTCTGATTGATAATCATTACCTGTTACAACCGGTCCGCGCCTGA
- a CDS encoding nucleotidyltransferase family protein — MKKQRALELLAQSKRELQDRYGVSRLALFGSTARDEAGSNSDIDVLVAFDGPATSKRYFGVQFYLEDLLGQPVDLVTEKALRAELRPTIEQERVDV; from the coding sequence ATGAAAAAACAGCGCGCCCTTGAGCTTTTAGCACAAAGTAAGCGAGAATTGCAGGATCGCTACGGCGTCTCCCGTCTGGCGCTCTTTGGTTCAACCGCGCGCGATGAAGCCGGTAGCAACAGCGATATCGATGTGCTGGTTGCCTTCGATGGTCCCGCCACATCAAAGCGCTATTTCGGCGTTCAATTTTATCTGGAAGACCTTTTAGGACAACCCGTTGACCTCGTGACGGAGAAAGCTCTGCGGGCTGAACTGCGTCCCACCATTGAGCAGGAGCGTGTCGATGTCTGA
- the smpB gene encoding SsrA-binding protein SmpB has translation MGIKIIATNKKAYHEYFIEETYEAGMVLTGTEVKSLRLGNVNIKESFCRIMKGELFINNMNISPYEQGNRENHDPTRIRKLLLHKAEIDKLIRKVEEKGLSLVPTKIYFKNGYVKLEVGVARGKKLHDKRESLKKKQADREMAKIFKENR, from the coding sequence ATGGGCATTAAGATTATCGCCACCAACAAAAAGGCGTATCACGAGTATTTCATCGAAGAGACCTACGAGGCCGGTATGGTTCTCACCGGCACCGAGGTGAAATCGTTGCGTCTTGGTAACGTCAACATCAAGGAATCGTTTTGCCGCATCATGAAGGGGGAGCTGTTCATCAATAATATGAACATCAGCCCCTATGAGCAGGGCAACCGGGAGAATCACGACCCGACGCGTATTCGCAAACTGTTGTTGCACAAAGCTGAGATCGACAAGCTGATCCGCAAGGTGGAAGAAAAAGGCCTGTCGCTGGTGCCGACCAAGATCTACTTCAAGAATGGTTATGTGAAGCTCGAAGTCGGCGTGGCCCGCGGTAAGAAATTGCACGACAAACGGGAGAGCCTGAAGAAGAAACAGGCCGACCGTGAGATGGCAAAAATATTTAAAGAGAATCGTTAA
- a CDS encoding NERD domain-containing protein: MLIKNADSKTLHIEELEYLATIASNGTKTQIEKEICILKAGLKGEKEAAYFIDFALKDSQNTAVIHDLRLESNGRIAQIDHLLIHRTMTFFVLETKHFHSGLKILDDGQFLQWNNFNKSFEGMSSPLAQNDRHVTVLKDVIKQVEWPTRLGMKLSPVYEPFVLVSSKARIDRPKKFDTSRVLKADELAKTIDNHLNSRGVLATLGAMSKVVSSETLKEIAQSLASRHKPIKIDYRAKFGLDEHIAETCSSYQTNQPAPTPQSLETPQCRKCKSHNLTIQYGRYGYYFKCSDCTGNTPIKLDCGNPGHKERLRKQGLNFYRECAECGTSTLFFTNPR; this comes from the coding sequence ATGCTCATAAAAAATGCCGATAGCAAGACCTTACACATTGAGGAACTTGAATATCTCGCAACGATCGCTTCAAACGGAACTAAGACTCAAATTGAAAAAGAAATATGCATTTTGAAGGCTGGTCTCAAAGGTGAAAAAGAGGCGGCTTATTTTATTGATTTTGCCCTGAAGGATTCGCAAAACACGGCTGTGATCCACGATCTTCGCTTAGAGTCGAATGGCCGAATTGCTCAGATTGATCATCTTCTAATCCACCGCACCATGACCTTTTTTGTGCTGGAAACCAAGCACTTTCACTCGGGGCTGAAAATCCTGGATGATGGGCAGTTCCTCCAGTGGAACAATTTCAACAAATCTTTTGAAGGAATGTCGTCACCGCTGGCGCAGAATGATCGCCACGTGACGGTTCTTAAAGATGTCATCAAACAGGTTGAATGGCCAACAAGGCTTGGTATGAAACTCTCTCCTGTTTATGAGCCTTTCGTTCTTGTCTCAAGCAAGGCGCGAATTGATCGACCGAAAAAATTTGACACCAGCCGAGTGCTTAAAGCGGATGAACTGGCAAAGACCATTGACAACCACCTTAATTCGCGGGGTGTTCTTGCTACGTTAGGTGCTATGTCAAAAGTCGTGTCATCCGAAACCCTAAAAGAAATTGCTCAATCTCTTGCTTCCCGACATAAACCGATCAAGATAGATTACCGTGCAAAATTCGGGCTGGACGAGCACATTGCCGAAACGTGCTCTTCTTATCAAACAAACCAGCCTGCCCCGACGCCTCAAAGTCTTGAAACTCCCCAGTGTCGTAAATGCAAAAGTCACAATTTGACCATTCAGTATGGTCGCTATGGTTACTACTTCAAGTGCTCTGACTGCACTGGAAACACGCCGATTAAATTGGATTGCGGGAATCCTGGTCATAAAGAGCGCCTTCGCAAGCAGGGGCTTAACTTTTACCGGGAATGCGCTGAGTGTGGAACATCAACACTGTTTTTCACGAATCCGCGGTGA
- a CDS encoding amidohydrolase family protein, with the protein MKLYRCRYLVPIQTAPVEDGALVVDQGRIIAVGSAAELITKYPHTKIVDLGDGILLPAFVNAHTHLELSDFPTWAADVHSPEPEQAGFTAWLLRLIRVKIARRVNGEDSKASWLHGLQQSIRSGTGMLADILSESGFYATVAEHLPGRCYIEVLGHDPVRVHHQWQNLDHCLEHWPTSQWGAAPHAPYTLSDDLLEQSYRYTSCRHLPTTVHVAESHDEVEFMHRHRGPMVDEFYPFVGWTPFLDYPRHQRPLPCLEKAGALRPDTLLVHGVHLDHDEIRTVALAGCSMVLCPRSNAKLHCGVAPVADYLNAGVNLALGTDSLASNDSLSIWDEMAFARDWFQGELSCEQLLHMATLGGAKAMGYDDLGCLAVDCRATFQLLQPQCLPELIQLTEFLCQTERTKDVSLVVIDGQIRYDRTTEEGA; encoded by the coding sequence ATGAAGCTGTATCGCTGTCGCTATCTTGTGCCGATCCAAACGGCCCCCGTAGAAGATGGTGCTCTGGTCGTCGATCAGGGTCGCATTATCGCAGTGGGATCGGCAGCAGAGCTGATAACGAAGTACCCGCACACCAAGATCGTGGATCTGGGTGATGGCATCCTGTTGCCCGCGTTTGTCAATGCTCATACCCATCTGGAGTTGAGCGATTTTCCGACCTGGGCGGCAGACGTCCATTCTCCAGAACCTGAACAGGCGGGCTTCACCGCGTGGTTGTTACGTCTGATCCGTGTCAAGATCGCCCGGCGGGTCAACGGTGAAGATTCCAAAGCCTCCTGGCTTCATGGGCTACAGCAATCGATCCGCAGCGGCACCGGGATGCTGGCCGATATCCTGTCGGAGTCCGGGTTTTACGCCACCGTTGCCGAGCATTTGCCCGGTCGCTGTTACATTGAGGTGCTCGGTCACGATCCGGTGCGTGTCCATCATCAGTGGCAAAACCTCGATCACTGTCTCGAACACTGGCCAACCAGTCAGTGGGGCGCGGCTCCCCATGCGCCGTACACCCTCAGCGATGATTTGTTGGAGCAAAGCTACCGCTACACCAGTTGCCGTCATCTACCGACCACCGTGCATGTCGCCGAATCCCATGACGAAGTGGAGTTTATGCATCGGCATCGTGGCCCGATGGTGGATGAGTTTTATCCCTTTGTTGGCTGGACGCCGTTTCTTGATTATCCCCGTCATCAGCGGCCATTACCTTGTCTGGAAAAGGCCGGTGCTTTGCGCCCTGATACACTGCTGGTGCATGGTGTTCATCTCGACCATGATGAGATTCGCACTGTGGCCTTGGCCGGATGTAGCATGGTGCTGTGCCCGCGCTCCAATGCCAAATTACACTGTGGTGTTGCGCCGGTCGCCGATTATCTCAACGCCGGTGTGAATCTGGCGCTCGGCACCGACAGTCTGGCCAGTAATGACTCGCTGTCGATCTGGGATGAAATGGCCTTTGCCCGTGACTGGTTTCAAGGCGAACTGAGTTGTGAACAGTTGTTGCACATGGCTACTCTTGGCGGTGCCAAAGCCATGGGGTATGATGATCTCGGCTGTCTGGCCGTTGACTGTCGGGCGACATTTCAGCTGTTGCAACCGCAATGCCTTCCCGAATTGATTCAATTAACCGAGTTTCTTTGTCAGACAGAGCGAACAAAGGATGTCTCTCTGGTGGTGATTGACGGTCAGATCCGTTATGATCGGACAACGGAGGAGGGCGCATGA
- a CDS encoding virulence protein RhuM/Fic/DOC family protein encodes MPDKIVIYQSDDGNASLEVRLEQETVWLNLNQITELFGRDKSVISRHINNLFREGELERASVVANFATTATDGKVYQVDYFNLDVIISVGYRVKSLQGTQFRQWATRVLRDHLVKGYTIHEQRLRDETAKLREMQQTVDLLARTLTTQELVTETGKDVLRVVNDYAYALATLDHYDHGTLSLGETTGTTLRTIDYEEGIGLVKAMKGEFDGLFGIEKDQGFKSALSTIYQTFDGKELYPSVEEKAANLLYFIVKNHAFSDGNKRIAAAIFIYFLAGNAILYRSDGSKRLADNALVALTLLIAESRPEEKETIVKVIVNLINRSNN; translated from the coding sequence ATGCCTGACAAAATTGTTATCTACCAATCCGATGATGGAAATGCCTCACTCGAAGTGCGTCTGGAACAGGAAACGGTCTGGTTAAACTTAAATCAGATCACAGAGCTGTTCGGACGGGATAAATCCGTTATTTCAAGACACATCAACAACCTGTTCAGAGAGGGCGAACTGGAGAGGGCTTCAGTTGTTGCAAATTTTGCAACAACTGCTACGGACGGAAAGGTCTATCAGGTCGACTACTTTAATCTAGATGTGATTATTTCCGTTGGCTACCGGGTTAAATCACTGCAAGGCACTCAGTTTCGCCAGTGGGCGACGCGGGTACTGCGCGATCACTTGGTCAAAGGCTACACCATCCATGAGCAGAGGCTACGCGATGAAACGGCAAAGCTGCGAGAGATGCAGCAGACCGTTGATCTGCTCGCCCGTACCTTGACGACCCAGGAGCTGGTCACCGAAACCGGCAAGGATGTGCTGCGGGTGGTCAATGATTATGCCTATGCCCTGGCAACCCTTGATCACTATGATCACGGCACCTTGAGCCTTGGCGAGACGACCGGAACGACTTTGCGCACCATTGACTATGAAGAGGGGATTGGTCTGGTCAAGGCGATGAAAGGGGAGTTCGACGGTTTGTTCGGCATTGAAAAGGATCAAGGGTTTAAAAGTGCCTTGAGTACCATCTACCAGACCTTTGATGGTAAAGAACTTTATCCCAGTGTGGAAGAAAAAGCTGCCAATCTGCTTTACTTTATCGTCAAGAACCACGCCTTCAGTGATGGCAATAAGCGTATTGCCGCGGCGATCTTTATCTATTTTCTTGCCGGAAATGCGATTCTTTACCGCTCTGACGGCAGCAAACGCTTGGCCGACAATGCGTTGGTGGCGCTTACGTTGCTCATTGCCGAGAGCCGCCCGGAAGAGAAAGAAACCATTGTCAAAGTGATTGTCAATCTGATCAACCGGAGCAACAACTGA
- the panB gene encoding 3-methyl-2-oxobutanoate hydroxymethyltransferase has product MRKPTTVLDIQNMYAKGEKITVLTAYDYPFARMMDQAGIDMILVGDSVGSVFSGYDTTLPVTMEEMIYHTKAVMRANQGALVIADMPFLSYQVDVRDACLNAGRLVKDAGAHAVKLEGGENVADTIRAIVNMDVPVVAHIGLTPQSIHRMGGYRVQGRKEEQARQLLADAKAVAEAGAFAVVLEGIPADLAKQITESIDIPTIGIGAGVHCSGQVLVIHDILGLCEKYSPKFVKVYADLAPLIKEAMTGYINEVRAGTFPGDEHSF; this is encoded by the coding sequence ATGAGAAAACCAACGACCGTACTCGACATTCAGAACATGTACGCCAAAGGGGAGAAAATTACCGTACTCACGGCTTATGACTATCCCTTTGCCCGGATGATGGATCAGGCCGGTATCGACATGATTCTGGTCGGCGACTCCGTCGGCAGTGTGTTCTCCGGCTACGACACCACCTTGCCGGTGACCATGGAAGAGATGATCTATCATACCAAAGCGGTGATGCGCGCGAATCAGGGTGCCCTGGTGATTGCCGATATGCCGTTTTTATCCTATCAGGTGGATGTCCGCGACGCCTGCCTGAACGCCGGTCGTCTGGTAAAAGACGCCGGGGCTCATGCCGTCAAGCTTGAAGGCGGTGAAAACGTCGCTGACACCATCCGGGCCATCGTTAATATGGATGTGCCGGTGGTCGCCCACATTGGTCTGACGCCTCAGTCGATCCATCGCATGGGTGGTTATCGGGTGCAGGGGCGCAAAGAGGAGCAGGCGCGCCAACTGCTTGCCGATGCCAAGGCTGTGGCCGAGGCCGGGGCGTTTGCTGTGGTGCTCGAAGGGATTCCCGCTGATCTGGCCAAACAGATCACCGAGAGCATTGATATCCCGACCATCGGCATTGGCGCCGGGGTCCATTGCTCCGGTCAGGTGCTGGTGATTCACGATATTCTCGGCCTGTGTGAAAAATATTCGCCGAAATTTGTCAAAGTTTACGCTGATCTGGCTCCGCTGATTAAAGAAGCCATGACCGGTTATATCAATGAAGTCCGTGCCGGTACCTTCCCCGGTGACGAACACAGTTTCTAG
- a CDS encoding DUF86 domain-containing protein yields the protein MSDSLRQWKFYLDDMIAFAEKVLCYTEGLDQIGFVESGLNYDATLRNLELIGEAATHIPDDIRSNHPEIPWRMIIATRNRLIHGYLGIDNDTLWSIIEDDVPVLLSMLSTLKRKVEE from the coding sequence ATGTCTGACAGTCTCCGCCAATGGAAGTTTTACCTCGACGACATGATTGCCTTTGCTGAAAAGGTTCTTTGCTACACTGAGGGGCTCGATCAGATTGGTTTTGTAGAAAGTGGCCTGAACTACGACGCCACGTTGCGCAATCTTGAGTTGATTGGTGAAGCCGCTACCCACATTCCTGACGATATACGTTCCAATCATCCTGAAATTCCCTGGCGGATGATCATCGCCACTCGCAACCGCCTCATTCACGGCTACCTTGGTATCGATAACGATACGCTTTGGAGCATTATTGAAGATGATGTTCCTGTGCTTTTGTCGATGTTGAGCACGTTGAAAAGAAAAGTTGAGGAATAG
- a CDS encoding SoxR reducing system RseC family protein: MIEEIPTAKEVVNRLFEHQTTLSETGVVVALREKRLAVVAREQSQGCDGCGASGGCCQGAGNNKRHLLADNLPYARIGDTVRVEIETTAGLADSQNFLYIITFIMLALGLAVGYFIASLLPVGIPAALLALMIGGAFMVGTLGVFRFGRPAVVQTSLARIVDVITPAEQDDPAAKE; the protein is encoded by the coding sequence ATGATCGAAGAGATTCCTACAGCCAAAGAGGTGGTTAACCGCCTGTTTGAACATCAGACGACTCTGAGTGAAACCGGTGTTGTCGTCGCGTTGCGCGAAAAGCGTCTGGCTGTTGTCGCCAGGGAGCAAAGCCAGGGCTGTGACGGCTGCGGTGCCTCCGGTGGCTGCTGCCAAGGAGCGGGCAATAATAAACGTCATCTGCTGGCGGATAATCTGCCTTACGCGCGAATCGGCGATACGGTGCGTGTCGAGATCGAAACCACCGCCGGTTTGGCCGACTCACAGAATTTTTTATACATCATCACCTTTATCATGCTTGCACTCGGTCTGGCAGTCGGTTATTTTATCGCCAGCCTGTTGCCCGTCGGTATCCCGGCGGCACTGTTGGCGCTGATGATTGGCGGCGCTTTTATGGTCGGCACCCTCGGTGTGTTCCGTTTCGGACGCCCGGCCGTGGTACAGACCTCCCTGGCACGCATTGTTGACGTGATTACCCCGGCTGAGCAGGACGATCCTGCCGCTAAAGAATAG
- a CDS encoding SIR2 family protein — protein sequence MLILFLFMGLVAIHMTLGLPEITSGLNGLANPFLTSIYGPMFRLSEEDLKGLREAAQRGTLIPFIGAGASRLAGSPDWNGHADKALKQFVENGKFSHAQLDQLQGISARVKLSIALALQDEHGLKIDHRAILQPNEKTDPKGIRLYSGLSKLGKTFVTTNYDEWLDEYLALPADHKDGVPATEAQAIKKSRKVFHNVDELIQANLNQSDAVIHLHGSILDPDNMIFTTQHYVKHYANDRSSGDPEKENRVLTFLEHLFKEKTVLFIGYGLEELEILEYVILKARRMVEGAPLETRHYLVQGFFSHQRELMLSMETYFRRECGIKLIPFLRDEKDWDMLLDVVDHLAEKVPASDLMTLQAFKEMEGLLDG from the coding sequence GTGCTGATATTGTTTTTATTCATGGGCTTGGTGGCGATCCATATGACACTTGGACTACCGGAGATAACTTCTGGCCTAAATGGCTTAGCGAATCCTTTCCTCACGTCAATATATGGTCCCATGTTTAGGTTGTCGGAAGAAGACCTAAAAGGCTTGAGAGAAGCCGCACAAAGGGGAACTCTTATCCCCTTTATTGGTGCAGGCGCCTCTCGCTTAGCCGGTTCACCAGATTGGAATGGCCATGCAGATAAAGCACTGAAGCAGTTTGTTGAAAATGGTAAGTTCAGTCATGCTCAATTGGATCAGTTGCAAGGCATCTCCGCACGGGTCAAATTGTCGATCGCTCTGGCTCTTCAGGATGAGCATGGGTTGAAAATTGATCACAGAGCAATCCTGCAGCCGAATGAAAAAACAGACCCCAAGGGGATTCGTCTCTATTCCGGGCTTTCAAAGCTCGGTAAAACTTTTGTTACGACAAACTACGATGAATGGCTTGACGAATATCTTGCATTGCCGGCAGATCACAAAGACGGGGTGCCTGCAACTGAGGCACAAGCGATCAAGAAGTCTCGAAAAGTTTTTCACAATGTTGATGAGCTTATTCAAGCAAATCTCAATCAGTCTGATGCAGTGATTCATCTCCATGGTTCGATTCTCGACCCAGATAACATGATTTTTACGACACAGCATTATGTCAAACATTATGCTAATGACAGATCGTCTGGTGACCCCGAAAAAGAAAACCGTGTCCTGACCTTTCTGGAGCACCTGTTTAAAGAAAAAACAGTTCTGTTCATCGGGTATGGTTTGGAAGAGCTTGAAATTCTTGAATATGTCATTCTCAAAGCGAGAAGAATGGTGGAAGGGGCTCCTCTCGAAACAAGACATTACCTCGTTCAGGGTTTTTTCTCACATCAACGCGAGTTGATGTTGAGCATGGAAACTTATTTTCGTAGAGAATGCGGCATTAAGCTGATTCCGTTTTTAAGAGATGAAAAAGACTGGGATATGCTTCTGGATGTTGTAGATCATCTTGCTGAAAAAGTCCCTGCAAGCGACCTGATGACTCTTCAGGCGTTTAAAGAGATGGAGGGCTTGCTGGATGGTTAA